One genomic region from Labeo rohita strain BAU-BD-2019 chromosome 7, IGBB_LRoh.1.0, whole genome shotgun sequence encodes:
- the kbtbd13a gene encoding kelch repeat and BTB domain-containing protein 13, translating into MTGGNLMETSSCAGSEIDVRKTLHQPMGFTKTIVKVRFGESVFTVERSLLEQQCEYFRALFQSGMKECMEDEICLQAPSACGFLVALRVMHGERPMLSADEIVDAIQCAAFFQIEVLTEHLINVINSDNCLLMYHTAATFGLLKLFRSAALFIRDMHVDLKEDVKCLPDDLIEYIESLIPNSYVTVGTHSPTIKLLQDFMRTVCYLDEDEKDWKVLTHLPLNASTTMAGVTVLDNKLYIVGGVYDISNKVVDSGFCYDVSTDIWSTFSSPQQLRYNCTLVSHMGDLYIIGGEFEKTVMSSVEKYKVSSDTWSFAAHLPRPASAIACAKTMRRLFICLWRPKDATEIYEYITNNDEWVLITTLVRHQSYGHCMVAHRDNLYVMRNGPSDDFLRCVMDCYNLTSGQWTAMPGQYENSKGALFTAVVRGDSVFTVNRRATVEYAIEDNKWRTKKQMTGFPRIGSMWTFLLRLPKQSRELLQKKDNGAEISSDLSSSASVHCVD; encoded by the coding sequence ATGACAGGAGGTAACTTGATGGAGACGAGCAGCTGTGCTGGCTCAGAGATCGACGTGAGGAAGACGCTTCACCAGCCTATGGGTTTCACGAAAACAATAGTGAAAGTGAGATTTGGTGAAAGTGTCTTTACGGTGGAAAGAAGCCTGCTGGAGCAGCAGTGTGAATACTTTCGAGCTCTTTTCCAATCTGGGATGAAGGAATGCATGGAGGATGAGATTTGTCTTCAGGCGCCGAGCGCTTGTGGCTTTCTGGTCGCCCTCCGTGTGATGCATGGCGAAAGACCCATGCTGAGCGCTGACGAAATTGTTGACGCCATCCAATGTGCCGCGTTTTTTCAGATAGAGGTTCTTACTGAGCATCTCATCAATGTTATCAATTCAGACAACTGTCTTCTTATGTATCACACAGCGGCTACTTTTGGTTTATTGAAGCTCTTCAGAAGCGCAGCTTTGTTTATTCGAGACATGCATGTAGACCTCAAAGAAGATGTGAAGTGTCTACCAGACGATTTGATTGAATATATAGAGTCGTTGATTCCTAATTCCTATGTCACCGTCGGCACTCATTCGCCAACCATCAAGCTATTGCAGGACTTCATGAGGACTGTTTGTTATCTTGATGAGGATGAGAAAGACTGGAAGGTTCTTACTCACTTGCCTCTCAACGCCAGCACCACCATGGCAGGAGTTACGGTTTTAGACAACAAGCTTTACATTGTTGGAGGAGTCTATGATATTTCCAATAAGGTTGTGGATTCTGGTTTCTGCTATGATGTTTCTACAGACATCTGGAGCACATTTTCCAGCCCACAGCAGCTTCGCTACAACTGTACCTTGGTCAGCCACATGGGCGACCTTTATATCATCGGCGGAGAGTTTGAGAAGACCGTAATGTCCTCTGTGGAGAAGTACAAAGTCTCTTCGGACACCTGGAGCTTTGCTGCTCATCTTCCAAGACCTGCATCCGCCATCGCTTGCGCCAAAACCATGAGAAGACTGTTCATCTGCCTTTGGAGACCTAAAGATGCTACTGAGATTTACGAGTACATCACAAATAATGATGAATGGGTGTTAATCACGACACTCGTCCGCCATCAAAGTTATGGACACTGCATGGTAGCTCACAGGGACAATTTGTACGTTATGAGAAATGGGCCTTCTGATGATTTTTTGAGGTGCGTGATGGACTGTTACAACCTGACCTCGGGTCAGTGGACGGCCATGCCCGGGCAGTACGAGAACAGTAAGGGGGCTTTGTTTACCGCAGTAGTGCGAGGTGATTCTGTGTTCACGGTGAACCGCAGAGCGACAGTGGAATACGCTATTGAGGACAATAAATGgaggacaaaaaaacaaatgactggATTTCCAAGAATTGGCTCAATGTGGACGTTCCTCTTGAGACTGCCGAAGCAAAGCAGAGAGCTTTTACAAAAGAAAGATAATGGAGCTGAGATCTCCTCTGACCTCAGTTCAAGTGCTTCTGTACATTGTGTTGACTGA
- the ubap1lb gene encoding ubiquitin-associated protein 1-like isoform X2: protein MSCLDEVPFKIPLGFLEDAQEQVELITAPEITLPDYLKILQETEYVFSLENWVLTGLQSGYPTLSPHSSFELTATCPPYWMMFSSPQESRLASRWNSDFWEPNPRPRSRSLNAAHYRAMNARVKFTISDSEDEEFTEEDGAALAEDEAQSKQSGLGLPRQGPGLKDLHTCGSSNFLKLPSPCGLAAQRQGMPSSLCRRNSPQRNFQRSQNSAGCTNASSTTFLNNLQFECINNPTSKAQGSSSPPAPSRPLNSHAAVLDSSVELLSALSPEERELLAAVTERGYPLRTAIIALQKTGQQSPEQILSYLVACDRLCELGYDEAQVEEALEMFQNCETKAEEFLHLLAQFHEMGFQQNAIKEVLLVHENHRERALEELMTRVA from the exons ATGTCCTGTCTGGATGAGGTGCCCTTTAAGATCCCTCTCGGTTTCCTTGAGGATGCTCAAGAACAGGTCGAGCTCATCACGGCTCCAGAAATCACTCTACCCGATTACCTGAAGATACTGCAGGAAACTGAG TATGTCTTCAGCCTGGAGAACTGGGTTCTCACGGGTCTCCAGAGTGGCTATCCAACACTCAGTCCCCACTCTTCCTTTGAGCTGACAGCAACCTGTCCTCCATACTGGATGATGTTCAGCAGCCCTCAGGAGAGCAGGTTAGCCAGCCGCTGGAACAGCGACTTCTGGGAGCCCAACCCTCGTCCACGCAGCCGCAGCTTAAATGCGGCCCACTACCGTGCGATGAACGCCCGAGTCAAATTCACTATCTCTGACTCAGAAGATGAAGAATTTACAGAAGAAGATGGGGCTGCTCTTGCTGAGGATGAAGCACAGTCTAAACAAAGTGGTTTAGGTTTGCCAAGACAAGGACCAGGGTTGAAAGACTTGCACACTTGTGGATCATCAAACTTCCTCAAGCTGCCTTCACCTTGCGGCCTCGCCGCGCAGCGCCAGGGGATGCCGTCCTCTCTCTGCAGGCGTAACTCACCCCAAAGAAACTTCCAGAGGAGTCAGAACTCTGCTGGGTGTACCAATGCATCTTCCACAACCTTCCTCAACAACCTACAGTTTGAATGCATCAACAATCCCACCTCAAAG gCCCAGGGTTCATCCTCCCCCCCGGCCCCATCACGGCCACTCAATTCCCACGCTGCCGTCCTGGACTCTTCGGTCGAGCTGCTCTCCGCTCTCAGCCCAGAGGAAAGGGAGCTGCTGGCAGCCGTGACCGAGCGGGGCTACCCTCTCCGTACGGCCATCATCGCCCTCCAGAAAACTGGCCAGCAGAGTCCAGAGCAG ATCTTGAGTTATCTGGTGGCGTGTGATCGGTTGTGTGAACTCGGCTATGATGAAGCTCAGGTTGAAGAAGCTCTCGAGATgtttcagaactgtgagaccAAG GCTGAGGAGTTCCTTCACCTTCTTGCTCAGTTTCATGAAATGGGCTTCCAGCAGAACGCCATTAAAGAGGTTCTTCTGGTGCATGAGAACCACAGAGAGCGAGCGCTGGAGGAACTCATGACCCGCGTGGCCTGA
- the ubap1lb gene encoding ubiquitin-associated protein 1-like isoform X1, with translation MVFCRCTDDEACVVAHGSDVEMVRWLSLDRSEMSCLDEVPFKIPLGFLEDAQEQVELITAPEITLPDYLKILQETEYVFSLENWVLTGLQSGYPTLSPHSSFELTATCPPYWMMFSSPQESRLASRWNSDFWEPNPRPRSRSLNAAHYRAMNARVKFTISDSEDEEFTEEDGAALAEDEAQSKQSGLGLPRQGPGLKDLHTCGSSNFLKLPSPCGLAAQRQGMPSSLCRRNSPQRNFQRSQNSAGCTNASSTTFLNNLQFECINNPTSKAQGSSSPPAPSRPLNSHAAVLDSSVELLSALSPEERELLAAVTERGYPLRTAIIALQKTGQQSPEQILSYLVACDRLCELGYDEAQVEEALEMFQNCETKAEEFLHLLAQFHEMGFQQNAIKEVLLVHENHRERALEELMTRVA, from the exons ATGGTTTTTTGCAGGTGTACAGATGATGAAGCATGTGTCGTGGCACATGGCAGTGACGTTGAGATGGTCAGGTGGTTGAGTCTTG aTAGGAGTGAAATGTCCTGTCTGGATGAGGTGCCCTTTAAGATCCCTCTCGGTTTCCTTGAGGATGCTCAAGAACAGGTCGAGCTCATCACGGCTCCAGAAATCACTCTACCCGATTACCTGAAGATACTGCAGGAAACTGAG TATGTCTTCAGCCTGGAGAACTGGGTTCTCACGGGTCTCCAGAGTGGCTATCCAACACTCAGTCCCCACTCTTCCTTTGAGCTGACAGCAACCTGTCCTCCATACTGGATGATGTTCAGCAGCCCTCAGGAGAGCAGGTTAGCCAGCCGCTGGAACAGCGACTTCTGGGAGCCCAACCCTCGTCCACGCAGCCGCAGCTTAAATGCGGCCCACTACCGTGCGATGAACGCCCGAGTCAAATTCACTATCTCTGACTCAGAAGATGAAGAATTTACAGAAGAAGATGGGGCTGCTCTTGCTGAGGATGAAGCACAGTCTAAACAAAGTGGTTTAGGTTTGCCAAGACAAGGACCAGGGTTGAAAGACTTGCACACTTGTGGATCATCAAACTTCCTCAAGCTGCCTTCACCTTGCGGCCTCGCCGCGCAGCGCCAGGGGATGCCGTCCTCTCTCTGCAGGCGTAACTCACCCCAAAGAAACTTCCAGAGGAGTCAGAACTCTGCTGGGTGTACCAATGCATCTTCCACAACCTTCCTCAACAACCTACAGTTTGAATGCATCAACAATCCCACCTCAAAG gCCCAGGGTTCATCCTCCCCCCCGGCCCCATCACGGCCACTCAATTCCCACGCTGCCGTCCTGGACTCTTCGGTCGAGCTGCTCTCCGCTCTCAGCCCAGAGGAAAGGGAGCTGCTGGCAGCCGTGACCGAGCGGGGCTACCCTCTCCGTACGGCCATCATCGCCCTCCAGAAAACTGGCCAGCAGAGTCCAGAGCAG ATCTTGAGTTATCTGGTGGCGTGTGATCGGTTGTGTGAACTCGGCTATGATGAAGCTCAGGTTGAAGAAGCTCTCGAGATgtttcagaactgtgagaccAAG GCTGAGGAGTTCCTTCACCTTCTTGCTCAGTTTCATGAAATGGGCTTCCAGCAGAACGCCATTAAAGAGGTTCTTCTGGTGCATGAGAACCACAGAGAGCGAGCGCTGGAGGAACTCATGACCCGCGTGGCCTGA
- the pdcd7 gene encoding programmed cell death protein 7, whose product MDNPQQFNYMGAPPPPFNNPAGLDAAVYAGGGAGPPPMPPPPAAGHTWNMYQHPPPAVQHHWPPFPPFDPSRPPPGSFEPPQPGEKPPPSWSQNQWNPAEHHFTGQFPPNQHQFPNSTPPAYQSSARPQVYPSNNQSMNRSWLDDQQNNQNQSRTTSITASDEESMQRLRDEQWIQSFLTKRINKPIEPKHTESKPSISQFREKLYGTVKMLSELNMVCQRLKDNLENQDVWTESFSKATELKNNIQQSLTDLKDPDCVSNIRRKLLMINKKRARMRRRKMEQMEEKLEQEAKRAEREAEVDKWRMKRIQEVEEKNREKELKLAADAVLSEVRKKQSDAKRMQDILKSLEKLRKLRKEAAARKGMFPGKESDERFEGHLERLRSLIRKRTAVYATEEKALRVMLEGEQEEERKRDREKRQKKEKEKLLQKKREVDAMLFGAELPPDHPLQPFLNYYTQAERSLPALIQIRREWDQFLVSAEHPDGTSVPQGWVLPDQPADDIWATALEK is encoded by the exons ATGGATAACCCTCAGCAGTTCAATTATATGGGCGCTCCGCCGCCTCCCTTCAATAATCCCGCGGGTTTAGATGCCGCTGTTTATGCAGGAGGAGGTGCGGGGCCACCGCCGATGCCTCCTCCACCTGCAGCGGGACACACATGGAACATGTATCAACATCCACCACCCGCGGTACAGCATCACTGGCCCCCGTTTCCACCCTTCGACCCGAGCAGACCACCTCCGGGGAGCTTTGAACCTCCTCAGCCCGGCGAGAAACCGCCTCCGTCCTGGTCCCAGAACCAGTGGAATCCTGCCGAACATCATTTCACGGGACAATTCCCACCAAATCAACACCAGTTTCCAAATTCAACACCTCCAGCATACCAGTCCAGCGCCAGACCTCAGGTTTACCCATCTAACAACCAGTCTATGAACAGAAGCTGGCTGGATGACCAGCAAAACAACCAAAACCAGAGCAGAACCACCTCAATAACAGCTTCTGATGAAGAATCAATGCAGAGGTTGAGAGACGAGCAGTGGATCCAGAGCTTCTTGactaaaagaataaataaaccCATTGAACCAAAGCACACCGAGTCGAAACCATCCATCTCTCAGTTTAGAGAGAAGCTGTATGGGACTGTTAAAATGCTGTCTGAGTTGAATATGGTGTGTCAGAGGCTGAAGGATAATTTGGAGAATCAGGATGTTTGGACTGAGAGTTTTTCTAAAGCAACCGAACTGAAGAACAACATACAGCAGAGCCTGACAGATCTGAAGGACCCGGATTGTGTCAGCAACATCAGGAGGAAATTACTGATGATTAACAAGAAGAGAGCACGGATGAGGAGAAGAAAGATGGAGCAAATGGAGGAAAAGCTGGAACAGGAGGCTAAACGTGCTGAACGAGAGGCGGAGGTTGATAAATGGCGGATGAAACGCATTCAAGAAGTGGAGGAGAAGAACAGA gAGAAAGAGTTGAAGCTGGCTGCTGATGCTGTTCTCTCAGAAGTCAGAAAGAAACAATCCGACGCCAAGAGAATGCAGGACATCCTCAAATCACTGGAAAAACTCAGAAAACTCCGGAAAGAGGCTGCAGCCAGGAAGG GTATGTTTCCAGGAAAGGAGAGTGATGAGAGATTTGAGGGTCACTTGGAGCGGTTGAGGAGTCTGATCCGTAAACGCACAGCTGTGTACGCCACTGAAGAGAAAGCTCTGAGAGTCATGCTGGAGGGAGAACAGGAGGAGGAGCGCAAACGAGATCGCGAGAaacgacagaagaaagaaaaagagaagctGTTGCAGAAGAAACGAGAGGTGGATGCAATGCTGTTTGGAG CTGAATTGCCACCTGATCACCCTCTTCAGCCGTTCCTAAATTACTACACACAGGCAGAGCGCTCCCTTCCTGCACTGATTCAAATAAG GAGAGAGTGGGATCAGTTTCTGGTTTCTGCCGAACACCCCGATGGTACATCGGTTCCTCAAGGCTGGGTTCTGCCCGACCAACCAGCTGACGACATCTGGGCCACGGCCCTGGAGAAATGA